In a single window of the Bradyrhizobium erythrophlei genome:
- a CDS encoding ABC transporter ATP-binding protein, with the protein MPELLRIEGLRAGYGEAVVLPGMSLRLAESQVLALLGRNGTGKTTLINSIVGITRRFGGTISLGGLDITPMRPDQRARAGIGWVPQERNIFRSLTVEENMTAVAQPGPWTVAKVYEMFPRLKERRNNFGNQLSGGEQQMLAIGRALTLNPRVLLLDEPTEGLAPIIVEELLKALGTITRAGGTCSIIVEQNAQKILGLADRVVILERGAIVHDAASAALKADPAVLERFLGVSGAAAH; encoded by the coding sequence ATGCCTGAATTGTTGCGCATCGAGGGGCTTCGCGCCGGCTACGGCGAAGCCGTGGTATTGCCCGGCATGTCGCTGCGGCTCGCAGAAAGCCAGGTGCTGGCGTTGCTCGGCCGCAACGGCACCGGCAAGACCACGCTGATCAATTCGATCGTCGGAATCACCCGCCGCTTCGGCGGGACCATCAGCCTCGGCGGGCTGGACATCACGCCGATGCGCCCCGATCAAAGGGCGCGGGCGGGGATCGGCTGGGTGCCGCAGGAGCGCAACATCTTCCGTTCGCTGACGGTGGAAGAAAACATGACCGCGGTGGCGCAGCCGGGTCCGTGGACCGTGGCGAAGGTTTACGAGATGTTTCCGCGGCTGAAGGAACGCCGCAACAATTTCGGCAACCAGCTTTCCGGCGGCGAGCAGCAGATGCTGGCGATCGGCCGCGCGCTGACGCTCAATCCAAGGGTGCTCTTGCTGGATGAGCCGACCGAGGGGCTGGCCCCGATCATCGTGGAGGAACTGTTGAAGGCGCTCGGCACCATCACCCGCGCCGGCGGCACCTGCTCGATCATCGTCGAGCAGAATGCACAAAAGATTCTGGGGCTGGCCGACCGCGTTGTGATATTGGAGCGCGGCGCGATCGTCCACGACGCGGCGAGTGCCGCCCTGAAGGCCGATCCCGCGGTACTCGAACGCTTTCTCGGCGTCTCCGGTGCCGCGGCACATTAG